The Kroppenstedtia pulmonis genome has a segment encoding these proteins:
- the cymR gene encoding cysteine metabolism transcriptional regulator CymR — protein sequence MKISTKGRYGLTIMMDLAARYGEKPTSLKSVAGRHNLSEHYLEQLIAPLRNAGLVRSIRGAYGGYKLSRPPEDISAGEVIRILEGPISPVEFTEEDDPGRRELWRRVRDAIAEVLDHTSLADLIHHTSDGNHDSYMFYI from the coding sequence TTGAAAATATCCACCAAGGGGCGCTACGGACTCACCATCATGATGGATTTGGCAGCAAGGTACGGTGAGAAGCCAACATCTCTCAAAAGTGTGGCCGGGCGCCACAACCTTTCGGAACATTACTTGGAACAGCTGATTGCTCCTCTCCGTAATGCAGGATTGGTACGGAGTATTCGGGGAGCTTACGGGGGTTATAAATTGTCCCGACCTCCTGAGGATATATCCGCTGGTGAAGTGATCCGAATATTGGAGGGGCCCATCAGCCCGGTTGAGTTTACGGAAGAAGATGATCCCGGACGGCGAGAGTTATGGCGGCGAGTTCGGGATGCGATTGCAGAGGTGTTGGATCATACGTCATTGGCAGACTTGATTCACCATACTTCAGACGGCAATCACGATTCGTATATGTTTTATATTTGA
- a CDS encoding YczE/YyaS/YitT family protein — protein sequence MVGIWVMALGIVMMIQADLGLAPWDVLHMGLAYVTPLTVGMWLQIVGFVLVALASLLDRKWPGPGAVLNMILVGFFVDAIIALGWVPSPETLWGRTALLITGFIVIGIGNGLYIAPRLGAGPRDGLVLVLAKRLGQSIGRIRIVIEVGVLTLGWLLGGPVFVGTLLFSVLIGPMMQVSIGFWEKQIDQWLRRGVMVENIHQGALRTHHHDGFGSKVR from the coding sequence ATGGTTGGAATCTGGGTTATGGCATTGGGAATTGTCATGATGATTCAAGCGGATCTGGGATTGGCTCCATGGGATGTCCTTCACATGGGGCTTGCTTATGTTACTCCCTTGACAGTGGGAATGTGGCTTCAGATTGTGGGATTTGTTTTGGTTGCCCTGGCTTCTCTTCTGGATCGGAAATGGCCAGGACCCGGTGCGGTACTCAATATGATCTTGGTGGGCTTTTTTGTAGATGCGATCATCGCATTGGGGTGGGTACCGTCACCTGAGACTCTTTGGGGCAGAACAGCGTTGTTAATTACGGGATTTATTGTGATCGGTATCGGCAACGGATTATATATTGCTCCTCGACTGGGAGCAGGACCCCGGGACGGCTTGGTGCTTGTATTGGCTAAACGGCTAGGTCAATCCATTGGTCGAATTCGAATCGTGATAGAAGTAGGCGTGTTGACGCTGGGTTGGTTGCTGGGAGGCCCTGTTTTTGTCGGTACTTTGTTGTTTTCAGTGTTGATCGGACCCATGATGCAAGTTTCTATCGGTTTTTGGGAAAAACAGATTGATCAGTGGTTGAGAAGAGGTGTTATGGTTGAAAATATCCACCAAGGGGCGCTACGGACTCACCATCATGATGGATTTGGCAGCAAGGTACGGTGA
- a CDS encoding AAA family ATPase — protein sequence MNLFDYGQEQEKKRKGPLASRMRPQTLDDIAGQSHIIGKGKLLRRAIEADRLSSVIFYGPPGTGKTTLAMVIANSTQAHFEQLNAVTSGVADIRRLTKEAKDRLGMYSQRTLLFIDEIHRFNKSQQDALLPFVEDGTVILIGATTENPSFEVNSALLSRSRLFQLIPLSFDELKQIALKALKDKEQGLGHYDTEVEEAAMDHLLRVAGGDARNLLNALELAVVTTSPDENGVRRITVEVAEESIQQKVIRYDKGGDNHYDTISAFIKSMRGSDPDAALYYLAKMICAGEDPRFIARRVFIHAAEDVGMADPRALLIASAAAQAVEHIGLPEAQIPLAEAVIYIATAPKSNAVMQGIEAAMKTVKNENHGDVPAHLRDAHFKGAREQGRGKGYLFPHHYPRGYVKQQYLPDEHVGKQFYHPTEIGYEKKLQEFIRWVKQP from the coding sequence ATGAATCTTTTTGACTACGGACAGGAGCAGGAGAAAAAAAGAAAAGGCCCCTTGGCCTCCCGTATGCGACCGCAAACCCTGGATGATATTGCCGGTCAATCTCATATCATCGGAAAGGGAAAATTACTCCGGCGGGCGATTGAAGCAGACCGGCTTTCCTCCGTTATTTTTTACGGGCCGCCAGGAACGGGTAAAACCACGCTGGCCATGGTAATCGCCAACTCAACCCAAGCTCATTTTGAGCAATTAAATGCGGTTACTTCCGGTGTGGCGGATATACGACGTCTTACCAAGGAAGCCAAGGACCGTCTGGGAATGTACAGTCAACGAACCTTACTGTTTATTGATGAAATCCACCGTTTCAATAAATCCCAGCAAGATGCACTTTTGCCCTTTGTGGAAGATGGCACCGTCATCTTAATCGGGGCGACAACGGAAAACCCCTCCTTTGAGGTGAATTCTGCCTTGTTATCACGGTCCCGGCTGTTTCAATTAATCCCTTTATCCTTTGACGAATTGAAACAAATTGCCCTTAAAGCTTTAAAAGACAAAGAACAGGGACTGGGGCATTATGACACTGAAGTGGAAGAAGCCGCCATGGATCATCTTCTTCGAGTTGCAGGGGGAGATGCCCGCAATCTCCTTAATGCCTTGGAGTTGGCTGTGGTGACCACCTCGCCGGATGAAAACGGTGTCCGGCGAATTACTGTGGAAGTGGCGGAGGAATCGATTCAACAAAAGGTCATTCGTTATGACAAAGGTGGAGACAATCACTATGATACCATTTCCGCCTTTATCAAATCGATGCGGGGGTCTGACCCAGACGCTGCTCTTTATTATCTGGCTAAAATGATCTGTGCGGGAGAAGATCCACGCTTTATCGCCCGACGCGTCTTCATTCACGCGGCTGAGGATGTGGGTATGGCGGATCCCCGGGCACTGCTGATCGCTTCCGCGGCGGCTCAAGCTGTGGAACACATCGGATTGCCGGAAGCACAGATCCCCCTGGCGGAAGCCGTCATCTACATTGCCACCGCTCCCAAAAGTAACGCTGTTATGCAGGGGATCGAAGCAGCGATGAAGACCGTGAAAAATGAAAACCACGGAGATGTGCCTGCTCATCTAAGGGATGCTCACTTTAAAGGTGCCAGGGAGCAAGGAAGGGGAAAGGGATACCTTTTTCCTCATCACTACCCCCGAGGATACGTTAAACAACAATACCTGCCCGATGAACATGTCGGTAAGCAATTTTATCACCCCACCGAGATCGGGTATGAGAAAAAGCTACAAGAATTTATACGTTGGGTCAAACAGCCCTGA
- a CDS encoding PLP-dependent aminotransferase family protein, translating into MWDWKPQRNRDITIYQQILEYLERRIFYGELSPGSRLPSERQLARYLGVNRSTIISVYQELEAKGLVEAFKRQGTYVCTRLDSGRKQSLLWHRYMKENSIPPNLSLYRRVQEEAQNDRCINFTGDLLEPLFPHDPLSDVIAENRFTESLKYEHPQGHLPLRQTISEHMKKYYNMDVTSSSVLVTSGAQQSLYLITHSLLHPGDAIAVEKPSYFCSLPLFQSAGLRLFPLSVDEHGVHPEEVEELYRKHRIQMVFLNPTYQNPTGYTLSLQRRKELLKVCSTFRIPIVEDDPFSLLAPEPVAPPLKAMDPYGLVLYIGSLSKVVASNLRVGWLIGPQEIMDRLGDVRQQMDYGLSIFPQWVAHLFLSSSHFHSHVHELQLALQRRKQLLVTLLQQHLGQYVTFHPPHGGIHLWCQIKHPVQDIKLLEAAIRKKVLYMPGSVYGAKDGHARFTFSRPYEEEMEEGVLRFKKALDIL; encoded by the coding sequence GTGTGGGATTGGAAGCCGCAACGGAATCGAGATATAACCATCTATCAGCAAATACTGGAGTATTTGGAACGTCGAATCTTTTACGGGGAGCTTTCTCCAGGAAGTCGCCTCCCGTCGGAACGTCAATTGGCCCGGTATTTAGGAGTGAACCGCAGTACCATCATCTCTGTGTATCAAGAGCTGGAAGCCAAGGGATTGGTGGAGGCTTTTAAGCGACAAGGAACCTATGTCTGTACCCGACTGGATTCCGGGAGGAAGCAGTCCCTTCTTTGGCATCGTTACATGAAAGAAAACTCCATCCCGCCTAACCTGTCCTTATACCGTCGTGTTCAGGAAGAAGCCCAGAACGATCGTTGTATCAACTTCACCGGAGACCTTTTGGAACCATTGTTTCCCCATGATCCTTTGAGTGATGTCATTGCCGAAAACCGGTTTACGGAATCATTGAAGTATGAACATCCACAGGGACATCTTCCCTTGCGGCAAACCATTTCTGAACATATGAAAAAATATTATAACATGGATGTAACCTCTTCTTCGGTTCTGGTCACTTCCGGTGCCCAACAATCCCTTTATTTAATCACCCATTCCCTGTTACATCCGGGAGATGCCATCGCTGTGGAGAAGCCGTCTTACTTTTGTTCCCTCCCTTTGTTCCAATCCGCCGGACTCCGATTATTTCCACTATCCGTGGATGAACATGGGGTTCATCCGGAGGAGGTGGAGGAATTATACCGAAAACATCGGATTCAGATGGTATTTTTGAATCCCACATATCAGAATCCCACTGGTTATACGCTATCTCTGCAACGGAGAAAGGAGTTGCTGAAGGTATGTTCCACTTTCCGTATTCCCATTGTGGAAGACGATCCTTTCAGCCTTCTCGCACCTGAACCAGTGGCCCCTCCTTTAAAGGCCATGGATCCTTACGGCTTGGTTTTGTATATCGGTTCTCTCTCCAAAGTGGTTGCATCCAATTTAAGAGTTGGTTGGCTGATCGGCCCTCAGGAGATCATGGATCGGCTGGGAGATGTACGACAACAAATGGATTACGGATTAAGTATCTTTCCGCAATGGGTGGCCCATCTCTTTTTGTCCTCCTCCCATTTCCATTCACATGTCCATGAGCTCCAACTGGCTCTCCAACGTCGCAAACAGTTGCTTGTAACTCTATTACAGCAACACTTGGGTCAGTATGTAACGTTTCACCCTCCCCATGGAGGAATTCACCTGTGGTGTCAAATCAAGCATCCGGTACAGGATATCAAATTATTGGAGGCTGCCATTCGAAAAAAAGTTCTCTATATGCCTGGAAGTGTATACGGAGCCAAGGATGGCCATGCCCGTTTTACGTTTTCCCGTCCCTATGAAGAGGAGATGGAGGAAGGTGTACTGCGATTCAAAAAAGCACTGGATATTCTCTGA
- a CDS encoding helix-turn-helix domain-containing protein, with protein MQLGDHLKKMREERKMSQEDLAKEMNVSRQAVYKWESNKGYPDIENIRRLSEIYNVSIDELIKGKHNERKTSTHGNEEFSYDDAGFYLGILFVFIGIFTDFGFMIMAGFLTMVFYEELIKMVRLLKKDWKEG; from the coding sequence ATGCAGCTGGGAGACCATTTAAAAAAGATGAGAGAAGAGAGGAAGATGTCCCAGGAGGATTTAGCGAAGGAAATGAATGTGTCCCGTCAAGCCGTTTATAAATGGGAATCAAATAAAGGATATCCTGATATTGAAAATATAAGGAGATTAAGTGAGATATACAACGTTTCCATCGATGAGTTGATCAAGGGTAAACATAATGAGCGGAAAACAAGCACCCATGGGAACGAGGAATTTTCCTACGACGATGCTGGTTTTTACTTGGGAATCCTATTTGTCTTTATTGGTATTTTTACGGACTTTGGTTTTATGATTATGGCAGGATTTCTGACGATGGTATTCTATGAGGAACTTATTAAGATGGTCAGATTGTTGAAAAAAGATTGGAAGGAAGGATGA
- a CDS encoding 5' nucleotidase, NT5C type has protein sequence MKLGVDIDGTIKHTQRAAVEVFNRELGRSVKPEDVTDFYLDRAYGLQKREGARLWRTWEHEIYSLGIPLENAAEVLRDLCQKGHEVAFITARPGKRLIHQVTKEWLEKYDFPYDGNNLYMNSQDKSKVARNLGVELFFEDAPQHLDKLVKAGVPTVIVDASYNRDYPHPLPRIHRWSEAYELIAAYQES, from the coding sequence ATGAAGCTTGGTGTGGATATCGACGGGACAATCAAACATACCCAGCGGGCTGCCGTGGAAGTATTTAACCGGGAACTGGGTCGCTCGGTAAAACCGGAAGATGTGACAGACTTTTATTTGGATCGAGCATATGGTTTGCAAAAACGGGAGGGTGCCCGGTTATGGAGAACATGGGAACATGAGATCTATTCCCTGGGAATTCCTTTGGAAAATGCCGCTGAGGTGCTTAGAGATCTGTGTCAGAAAGGACACGAGGTTGCCTTTATTACTGCCAGGCCTGGTAAGCGATTGATCCACCAAGTGACGAAGGAATGGCTGGAGAAATATGACTTTCCTTATGATGGGAACAATTTATATATGAACTCTCAGGATAAGTCCAAGGTGGCCCGGAACCTGGGTGTGGAGCTTTTTTTTGAAGATGCGCCGCAGCATTTGGATAAACTTGTAAAAGCAGGTGTACCCACGGTGATTGTGGATGCATCCTATAACCGGGACTATCCTCATCCACTGCCTCGCATTCATCGTTGGTCGGAAGCATATGAACTGATAGCGGCCTATCAGGAGTCGTGA
- the aspS gene encoding aspartate--tRNA ligase, with the protein MKTQFRTHSCGTLTKEAVGQEVVLNGWVQKRRDLGGLIFLDLRDRSGLVQVVCNPEKSAAAAAVASKVRSEYVLAIRGKVVERSEDTVNLKMMTGEIEVAAVEVDILNESKTPPFAVENEAEVDESLRLKYRYMDLRRPVMQNTLMLRHKAMQITRRFLDERGFVEVETPILTRSTPEGARDYLVPSRVHEGEFYALPQSPQIFKQLLMVSGMERYFQIVRCFRDEDLRADRQPEFTQIDIEVSFLEPEAFLSMMEEMVARLFQDTIGVDVPRPFLRLTHQEAMERFGTDRPDLRYGMELVDVSQTVKGSSFKVFSTTVAQGGRVKAINVKGQADWSRKEIDSWGSVSQELGAKGLAWLALRKDGLKGPVAKFLSDTEWDSIQKATEAETGDLLFFVADRPKVTAAVLGELRQRLARKLNLIPEDEYKFAWVTEFPLLSYDEEAGRYVAEHHPFTSPMEEDIPLLQKDPGKVRAKAYDMVLNGYEIGGGSQRIYRREVQEAMFKALGFTTEEAQEKFGFLLEAFEYGAPPHGGIAFGFDRIVMLLAGRTNLRDCIAFPKTASASCLMMKAPSSVSEGQLKDLHISLREKRAPKE; encoded by the coding sequence ATGAAAACGCAATTCCGAACACACTCTTGCGGAACATTGACCAAGGAGGCAGTCGGTCAGGAAGTGGTACTGAATGGTTGGGTCCAAAAGCGACGTGACTTGGGAGGATTGATTTTTCTGGACCTCCGTGATCGCTCCGGCTTGGTTCAAGTGGTCTGCAATCCCGAGAAATCTGCCGCTGCCGCAGCCGTGGCAAGCAAGGTGCGAAGTGAGTATGTCTTGGCCATACGGGGAAAGGTGGTAGAGCGGTCGGAGGATACAGTCAACCTTAAGATGATGACGGGGGAAATTGAGGTTGCAGCTGTGGAAGTGGATATTCTAAATGAATCCAAAACCCCGCCTTTTGCTGTAGAGAATGAAGCAGAAGTGGATGAATCCCTCCGTCTGAAGTATCGCTACATGGATCTGCGGCGGCCTGTGATGCAAAACACGCTGATGCTGCGTCACAAGGCGATGCAAATTACCCGTCGTTTTTTGGATGAGCGGGGCTTTGTGGAAGTGGAAACGCCGATACTGACCCGCTCTACACCTGAAGGGGCCAGGGATTATTTGGTGCCCAGCCGGGTACATGAAGGGGAGTTTTATGCCTTGCCCCAATCGCCGCAAATCTTTAAACAGTTGTTGATGGTTTCCGGTATGGAACGGTATTTTCAGATTGTCCGCTGTTTCCGGGACGAAGATTTACGGGCGGACCGCCAACCGGAATTTACCCAGATCGATATTGAGGTATCCTTTCTGGAGCCGGAGGCTTTTTTAAGTATGATGGAAGAGATGGTGGCCCGGCTGTTTCAAGATACGATCGGTGTGGATGTTCCGCGCCCATTTCTCAGGCTGACCCATCAGGAAGCCATGGAACGGTTTGGAACAGACCGTCCGGACCTTCGTTATGGGATGGAGCTGGTGGATGTATCCCAAACAGTGAAAGGGAGTTCTTTTAAGGTCTTTTCCACAACGGTGGCCCAGGGAGGCCGGGTGAAAGCCATCAATGTAAAAGGACAGGCTGATTGGAGCCGAAAGGAGATCGACAGCTGGGGAAGCGTTTCTCAGGAACTGGGAGCCAAGGGCTTGGCTTGGCTGGCTTTGCGTAAGGATGGATTAAAGGGGCCGGTGGCTAAATTTCTTTCCGATACTGAATGGGACAGTATTCAAAAAGCTACAGAAGCGGAAACAGGGGATTTACTGTTTTTTGTGGCGGATCGTCCCAAGGTGACAGCTGCCGTCCTGGGAGAACTGCGACAGCGTCTGGCTCGAAAGCTGAATTTGATTCCCGAAGATGAATACAAATTTGCTTGGGTGACGGAATTTCCGCTTCTCTCCTATGATGAGGAGGCAGGGCGTTACGTGGCGGAGCATCATCCGTTTACCAGCCCGATGGAGGAGGATATCCCCCTTTTACAAAAAGATCCGGGAAAAGTAAGAGCAAAGGCATACGATATGGTTTTAAACGGTTACGAAATCGGGGGAGGAAGTCAACGTATTTACCGGCGGGAAGTACAGGAAGCCATGTTTAAGGCATTGGGTTTTACCACAGAGGAAGCCCAGGAGAAGTTTGGTTTTCTGCTGGAGGCTTTTGAATATGGTGCCCCTCCTCACGGTGGAATTGCCTTTGGCTTTGACCGGATTGTCATGTTACTGGCCGGCAGAACCAACCTCCGGGATTGCATTGCCTTTCCAAAAACGGCAAGTGCCAGTTGTCTCATGATGAAGGCTCCTTCTTCAGTAAGTGAAGGGCAATTGAAGGATCTGCATATTTCTCTGCGGGAAAAACGTGCTCCGAAAGAATAA
- the hisS gene encoding histidine--tRNA ligase produces the protein MSFRIPRGTVDIMPGEVETWQYIEEKVRDLCHRCHFSEVRTPIFEQTDLFRRGVGETTDIVEKEMYTFTDRGGRSLTLRPEGTASLVRSFVEKKMYGEPQPTKWYYIGPMYRYERPQAGRQRQFHQFGVEVFGTTDPGIDAEIIDLGVQFYTSLGLKNVHVELNSVGCHRCRPLYREKLVEFLAPKREELCKDCQSRLERNPMRILDCKNESCQQVTAKAPRMVEHLCEDCASHFEKVQEYLKLLGVEYRIDTRMVRGLDYYTQTAFEFTLDGQGGSLGGGGRYNGLVQEIGGPEVPGIGFGLGLERTVLALKEQQVDIPVQRGIDLFLIAWGEEPKRRGIPLLKEIRQAGFSAERDYLDRKFKGQMKAADRMKASYVAILGEDELKENRIAVKHLETGKQETIELNQLVAYMRQGRCK, from the coding sequence GTGAGTTTTCGTATTCCACGGGGAACAGTGGATATCATGCCGGGAGAGGTGGAAACATGGCAGTACATCGAGGAAAAGGTACGGGACTTGTGTCATCGTTGTCACTTTTCCGAAGTCCGTACTCCGATCTTTGAGCAAACGGATCTGTTTCGGCGGGGAGTCGGAGAGACCACGGATATTGTGGAAAAAGAGATGTACACCTTTACAGACCGGGGGGGACGCAGTCTGACACTGCGCCCGGAGGGAACGGCATCCCTGGTTCGGTCTTTTGTGGAAAAAAAGATGTATGGTGAGCCACAGCCTACCAAATGGTACTATATCGGCCCCATGTATCGTTACGAGCGTCCCCAGGCGGGACGCCAACGACAGTTTCACCAATTTGGAGTGGAGGTGTTCGGAACAACGGATCCGGGAATCGATGCAGAGATTATCGATTTAGGGGTCCAATTTTACACCTCTTTGGGTTTGAAAAACGTTCACGTGGAACTGAACAGTGTGGGGTGTCACCGATGTCGTCCTCTTTACCGGGAAAAGTTGGTGGAGTTTCTTGCCCCAAAGCGGGAGGAGTTGTGCAAGGATTGTCAATCCCGCTTGGAACGTAATCCCATGCGAATTTTGGATTGTAAAAATGAATCTTGTCAACAGGTGACGGCAAAAGCCCCTCGAATGGTAGAGCACTTGTGTGAAGACTGCGCATCCCACTTTGAAAAAGTGCAGGAATACTTGAAACTGCTTGGTGTTGAATACCGAATCGACACCCGGATGGTACGGGGGTTGGACTATTACACCCAGACCGCTTTTGAGTTTACCTTGGATGGACAGGGGGGGTCTCTGGGTGGCGGCGGTCGGTATAACGGCTTGGTGCAGGAGATCGGAGGTCCCGAAGTGCCGGGAATCGGATTCGGTTTAGGATTGGAACGGACTGTACTGGCTTTGAAAGAACAACAGGTGGACATTCCCGTGCAACGTGGCATCGACTTATTTTTGATTGCTTGGGGAGAAGAACCGAAACGTCGTGGGATCCCATTGTTAAAAGAAATAAGACAGGCAGGCTTTTCTGCGGAACGGGACTATTTGGATCGCAAGTTTAAGGGGCAGATGAAAGCTGCAGATCGAATGAAGGCCAGCTATGTGGCGATTCTCGGTGAAGACGAGCTGAAGGAGAATCGTATTGCTGTTAAACATTTGGAAACAGGTAAACAGGAAACGATTGAACTCAATCAGCTAGTAGCATATATGCGGCAGGGAAGATGCAAATAG
- the modB gene encoding molybdate ABC transporter permease subunit encodes MNPDFWSPVRLSLEVALVASVWVFILALVAAGWMRGRRFPGKNILETLWMLPLVLPPSVVGFGLLMLLGRNSWAGQALERLFGQPVVFSWWAAVIAAVVVAFPLVYQSVKTGLASVDPVLEEAARSMGAGELRVFWHVTLPLAWRSLITGYMLGFARALGEFGATLMFAGNIPGKTQTLPTAIYIAVETGDQRLATYWMVAIIWVSFVLLSVVYRVQR; translated from the coding sequence ATGAATCCTGATTTTTGGTCTCCGGTACGTTTGTCCTTAGAAGTGGCATTGGTTGCGAGCGTTTGGGTGTTCATTCTCGCCTTGGTTGCTGCCGGTTGGATGAGAGGCCGCCGGTTTCCCGGAAAGAACATCTTGGAAACCCTGTGGATGCTTCCTTTGGTGCTGCCTCCATCTGTGGTGGGGTTTGGACTGTTGATGTTATTGGGCCGAAACAGCTGGGCGGGACAGGCCCTGGAGCGGTTATTTGGCCAGCCGGTGGTGTTTAGTTGGTGGGCGGCGGTGATTGCGGCTGTGGTGGTTGCTTTTCCGTTGGTGTATCAATCGGTGAAAACAGGACTGGCGTCTGTGGATCCGGTGCTGGAGGAAGCTGCACGCTCCATGGGAGCCGGTGAGCTTCGAGTGTTCTGGCATGTCACCCTCCCTTTGGCTTGGCGATCATTGATCACTGGTTATATGTTGGGCTTTGCCAGGGCTTTGGGAGAGTTTGGTGCCACCTTAATGTTTGCAGGCAATATCCCAGGTAAAACTCAAACTCTTCCCACTGCTATTTACATTGCTGTGGAAACGGGTGATCAAAGGCTGGCAACGTATTGGATGGTGGCCATTATTTGGGTTTCCTTTGTATTGTTAAGTGTGGTATATCGTGTTCAACGTTGA
- the modA gene encoding molybdate ABC transporter substrate-binding protein gives MRNRFLSGVLVWAMSLLVACSGGTSTSPTEVEKVELSLLAAASLTDAVKEIQKEYEQRHSHIKLVPSFASSGKLQKQIEQGVPADLFLSAGGKEMDSLVDQGLIAAGGRQDLLQNKLVLIIPAEGKKKVKGFQDLTQVEKVALGQPDIVPAGDYSKQVLQNMKLWEPLGSKLVFTGDVRQVLTYVESGNVDAGLVYETDAKTSDQVSVVATADPTAHKPIIYPLGVVKASQHPKEARRLYDFLQGKEAQAVFEKYGFKRVQ, from the coding sequence GTGAGAAATCGGTTTCTGTCAGGGGTATTGGTATGGGCCATGAGTTTGCTGGTTGCCTGTTCCGGTGGTACATCAACAAGCCCAACAGAAGTAGAAAAAGTCGAATTGTCCCTATTGGCTGCTGCCAGCCTGACGGATGCAGTCAAGGAGATTCAAAAAGAGTACGAACAAAGACATTCTCATATCAAGTTGGTTCCCAGCTTCGCTTCTTCAGGCAAACTTCAAAAACAGATCGAACAGGGTGTCCCTGCAGATCTGTTTCTATCCGCCGGTGGGAAAGAAATGGATAGTTTGGTGGACCAGGGGCTGATTGCTGCTGGTGGTCGTCAGGATCTTTTACAGAATAAGCTGGTACTTATTATTCCGGCTGAAGGAAAGAAGAAGGTAAAGGGGTTTCAGGACCTTACTCAAGTGGAGAAAGTAGCCCTGGGTCAACCTGATATCGTTCCGGCAGGTGATTATTCCAAACAGGTCTTGCAAAATATGAAACTGTGGGAGCCCCTGGGGTCCAAACTGGTGTTTACCGGAGATGTTCGTCAAGTCCTTACCTATGTGGAGTCCGGCAATGTGGATGCAGGATTGGTATACGAGACAGATGCCAAAACTTCGGATCAAGTCTCAGTGGTGGCCACTGCAGATCCGACTGCTCACAAACCGATCATCTATCCCTTGGGAGTGGTGAAAGCGTCGCAGCATCCAAAGGAAGCCCGCAGGTTATATGATTTTCTGCAAGGGAAGGAAGCCCAAGCTGTTTTTGAAAAGTATGGGTTTAAAAGAGTGCAATGA
- a CDS encoding glycerophosphodiester phosphodiesterase has product MIFKGKKIGLAFCLVVIMAVSLLTPPNTAAAVEPAGKGKLINIAHRGASGYAPENTIAAYDLAVKMKSDYFEVDVQRSKDGELVILHDTTVDRTTNGTGKVRDLTLAELKSLDASSWFSPRFQGEEIPTLEEILDRYKGKRSGILIELKNPELYPGIEKQLADLLKKKRMHKRTGKVIVQSFNHESIQAYHRIQPSVPIGVLISYTQYKDGISDEQIDAFASYAQYFNPNKSLVDSDLVKRVHQRGLKIFPYTIQDKEAADQLIKAGVDGIITDYPELGYRRR; this is encoded by the coding sequence ATGATTTTCAAAGGAAAGAAAATCGGGTTAGCTTTCTGTTTGGTTGTGATAATGGCGGTTTCACTTCTCACACCGCCAAACACGGCAGCAGCGGTGGAGCCTGCCGGAAAAGGAAAATTGATCAATATCGCCCACCGGGGAGCATCCGGATACGCTCCGGAAAACACCATTGCCGCCTATGATCTCGCTGTTAAGATGAAATCCGATTACTTCGAAGTGGATGTTCAGCGAAGCAAGGACGGAGAACTGGTAATCCTCCATGACACCACAGTGGATCGTACCACCAACGGAACCGGAAAAGTCAGGGATTTGACACTGGCTGAGCTGAAGTCACTGGATGCTAGCAGTTGGTTTTCCCCCCGATTCCAGGGAGAGGAGATCCCCACTCTGGAAGAAATCTTGGATCGATACAAAGGAAAACGGTCCGGGATTCTGATTGAATTGAAAAATCCGGAATTGTACCCTGGAATCGAAAAACAACTGGCAGACCTGTTAAAGAAAAAAAGAATGCACAAACGGACCGGAAAAGTGATTGTACAATCCTTCAACCATGAATCGATTCAGGCCTATCACCGGATACAGCCCTCAGTACCCATTGGGGTCTTGATCAGCTACACCCAATATAAAGACGGCATTTCCGATGAACAAATCGATGCCTTCGCTTCCTATGCCCAATACTTCAACCCCAATAAAAGCCTGGTGGACTCTGATTTGGTAAAACGGGTTCATCAACGGGGATTGAAAATATTCCCTTATACCATCCAGGACAAGGAAGCGGCTGACCAACTCATTAAAGCCGGTGTTGATGGCATAATTACGGATTATCCCGAACTGGGGTACCGCCGTCGATAG